TTTCCTGCAAAGCCCGCACGACCCTCGCGCAACGGTGAACCTGGTGGTGCCAGAGCTAAGGCCTCACCTGCAACTGGATTACAAACAGCCTATCAACAAATTAAGAATAGCGCACCGGTACCGCGCCGAGCGCAGGTTTTTCAGAAACACTGCGGATGGTGAACTGGCAGGGGGTTACTCCGCCAACTACCGCTTCAGGTATCGCCTGAGTTTAGAGTATCTTTTGGTAAAAATCGGGCAGCAGCCTTTAAAAGGAAAGCTGAACGACGAAATAATGTTCAATGCAGGCGAGAACATCACCAACAACAGGTTTGACCAGAACAGGATTTATGTGGGCCTGAACTACCCTGTGCATAAGAACGTGAGCGTGGAGGCTGGTTACCTGAAATGGTTTCAGCAGAGGGCGTCAGGGCAGCAGTTTTATGACAGAGATATCATCCGCTTAATAATCAGCCACAAAATCGACGTTAGAAGCAAAAAGGCTGATGTAGCGGAATGAACCGCGCTATACTTTAAATTACAAATACCCCTTCGCCTGCAGCTGAAACAGTTCGGCATACTTGCCGTTTTTCGCCAGCAGCTCTTCATGCGAGCCAAGTTCTTTTAGCTGTCCCTGCTCCAGGAACAGGATTCGATCGGCCATGCGCACCGTGGAGAAGCGGTGGGAGATCAGAACAGCCGTGCGGCCCTCTATCAATTCCGAGAAGCGCTGGAATACTTCATGCTCGGCGCGGGCATCCAGGGCAGAAGTAGGCTCGTCAAGTATAAGCAATTGTGCGTCGCGCATGTAGGCGCGGGCCAAAGCTACTTTCTGCCACTCCCCACCCGATAACTCCACACCGTTGTTAAAGCGCTTGCCCAGCACCTGCTCATACTTGTCGGGGAGGCGCTGAATCACGAGGTCGGCCAAGCTTTTCTGGGCAGAACCCTCGATGCGCTCTTTGTCCCGGATATTGCTGATCTGGCCGATGGCAATGTTGTCGGAAGCCGTCATCTGGAAGCGCACGTAGTCCTGGAAAATGATGCCCACTTGGTGACGCAGATCATTTAAATCATACTCACGCAGGTCTTTCCCATCGAGTAAAATGCGCCCTTCGTTAGGCTCGTACAGCCGCGCCAGCAGCTTCACCAGCGTGGTTTTGCCGGCGCCGTTCTCGCCCACCAGCGCCAGCTTTTCCCCGGCTCTCAGATGGAAAGATAGGTGCCGCACCGCCCACCTTTCTGAGTTATGGTACTTGAAGCCAACATTCTCAAACGTGAAACCCTCCTGAATGGGCCGGGGCAAAGGCAGCGGGTTTTTAGGTGGCGTGATCTGCGGTTGCAGGGCCAGGAAATCAAACAAATCCTGCAAGTATAAAGCGCTCTCGGCAATCTGCGAAAAGCGCGTCATGATGCCCTGCAGCAGGCCACGCATGCTGCTGAATGAGCCGGCCAGAAACGTAAGGCTACCCACCGTAATGATGCCTGCCACTGTCTGCGTCAAGATAAAAACATAGGCCCCGTAATAGGCCAACGTGCCAAGGGCGGAGAGCGCGCTGCCCCAGAAAGCGCGCTTCATGGTAATGCTTTTGTTGAGCAGGTAGTATTTATCAGACAGCTCCTTAAAGCGGCTCGACAAAAAGCCGGACAGGTTAAAGGTCTTAATTTCCTTGGCTGTTTCGTCGGAGGCGCCGATGTAGCGCAGGTAGTCCAGTTCGCGGCGCTCGGGCGTCCAGGAGCGGGAGAGGGAGTAGCTGCGCTCGTTAAAGTGCGTTTCGCCCAGGAAAGACGGAATTACAGCGATCAAAAGTATAAGTATAAGCCAGGGGTTGAACGCGATCAGACCGGCCGCCAGAAAGGCGATGGTTACGATATCCTGCCCCTGCGAGAGCACCTGCGACATGAGCACCACCCGCGACACTGTTTGCCGCCGCGCCCGCTCCAGCTTGTCGTAGAAAGTGGCATCCTCGAACTGGGCCAGGTCCAGCTTGGCAGCGTGCTCAATCAGCGCCACAGAGGTCTGGTTCGAAAACAGGTCGCCCAGCAGGCTGTCCACCAGTGTAATGCCGCGGTTGATGATGTCCGAAAGTATGGCGAGGCCTAGTTCCAGTGCCACCAGTGTCCACAGGTAGGTTAGGCTTTGCTCACCCGCCACATCAATCAGCCGGATCACCTCATCTATGATCAGCTTGCCGATGTACAGCACCGAGATGGGAAGGGCAGCCTTCACCAGGCGCAGCAGCAGGTTGATGACGGTCAGGGTGGGGCTGGTTTTCCAGATAAGCCGGAAAAACCG
Above is a window of Pontibacter akesuensis DNA encoding:
- a CDS encoding DUF2490 domain-containing protein; the encoded protein is MKAKIILVSLSLLLHAPLLWAQNVGKEVTRQQLVWYGYNSTLELSEQWAVNLEVEERRFFNPDEQHQFLTRGQVRFSLGKGWEAAAGFAYFLQSPHDPRATVNLVVPELRPHLQLDYKQPINKLRIAHRYRAERRFFRNTADGELAGGYSANYRFRYRLSLEYLLVKIGQQPLKGKLNDEIMFNAGENITNNRFDQNRIYVGLNYPVHKNVSVEAGYLKWFQQRASGQQFYDRDIIRLIISHKIDVRSKKADVAE
- a CDS encoding ABC transporter ATP-binding protein, giving the protein MSKAKKGTRDKASPAGEEKKSLREQVGALKNLPRFFRLIWKTSPTLTVINLLLRLVKAALPISVLYIGKLIIDEVIRLIDVAGEQSLTYLWTLVALELGLAILSDIINRGITLVDSLLGDLFSNQTSVALIEHAAKLDLAQFEDATFYDKLERARRQTVSRVVLMSQVLSQGQDIVTIAFLAAGLIAFNPWLILILLIAVIPSFLGETHFNERSYSLSRSWTPERRELDYLRYIGASDETAKEIKTFNLSGFLSSRFKELSDKYYLLNKSITMKRAFWGSALSALGTLAYYGAYVFILTQTVAGIITVGSLTFLAGSFSSMRGLLQGIMTRFSQIAESALYLQDLFDFLALQPQITPPKNPLPLPRPIQEGFTFENVGFKYHNSERWAVRHLSFHLRAGEKLALVGENGAGKTTLVKLLARLYEPNEGRILLDGKDLREYDLNDLRHQVGIIFQDYVRFQMTASDNIAIGQISNIRDKERIEGSAQKSLADLVIQRLPDKYEQVLGKRFNNGVELSGGEWQKVALARAYMRDAQLLILDEPTSALDARAEHEVFQRFSELIEGRTAVLISHRFSTVRMADRILFLEQGQLKELGSHEELLAKNGKYAELFQLQAKGYL